The genomic interval ATCCATAGCCGAGCCAATGATATAAGGCTCATACCCATCTTCTTCAAATCTGATAGTATGGTATTCCCAGAAATATTCCACTCCATCTTTTGTCAGAACATTTACTACACCTGAAAATATTTCGTTCTGACTAACCTTGTGCATATAGTCGCTAAAGCAGGCAATGGCTCTTGGGGCAAGAATACAGGAAATATTTTCTCCGATCAGCTCTTCTTCTGTATATTTTAAAGCCTTGCAAATTGCCGGATTTACAGATAATATATGTCCTTGTAAATCATGGGTACAAATAAAGCTTTGATTATTTTCTACCAGATCACGGTATTTTTTCTCACTGCTCAGCGCATGTTTCTTCTCTATCTCTAATTGCATCTTCTGACGCTGAAGTTCAAAAAACGTAGCTGCATTCTTTGCCAGAGTTTCTAAAGCTAATTTCTGTTGTATGGTAAGTTCTTTAGGTTTAAAATCAACTACACACAAAGAACCTATCATACTATTCTCTGAAGTCATAAGAGGTACTCCACAGTAAAACCGAATATTTGAATGAGTTGATCTCTGAAAACCATTTGTAAACCTCTCGTCAATCCAGGCATCCTTTACTTCGAAGATACTTTTCCGGCTGATGGTTTGTCTGCAGAATGCCAGACATTTTTCTGTTTGAGGAATTCTTAATCCATATTTAGGTTTTAACCATTTTCCCTGCTCATCAAGCAAATTTATAAGAGCGACCGGAGTATTGCATATCAATGCTGCTAGTTTGGTTATATCATTTAATTGCTGTTCTTCATGCGTATCAAAAACAGGATAACTTTCTATGGCTGTTTTACGGGCCTTCTGATGGAAGGCTTGAGAGGTGGGTTTTTCTAGCAGAGGGTAGAATGTTTCCATAACTTTAATAATGAGCACTTTATAAAATTACAGGTAAGATTTGACCATGATAAACTACATACTTACTTGTAATATATATATTAATTTATATAGAAAATTTAATGCAGT from Rhodocytophaga rosea carries:
- a CDS encoding PAS domain S-box protein — its product is METFYPLLEKPTSQAFHQKARKTAIESYPVFDTHEEQQLNDITKLAALICNTPVALINLLDEQGKWLKPKYGLRIPQTEKCLAFCRQTISRKSIFEVKDAWIDERFTNGFQRSTHSNIRFYCGVPLMTSENSMIGSLCVVDFKPKELTIQQKLALETLAKNAATFFELQRQKMQLEIEKKHALSSEKKYRDLVENNQSFICTHDLQGHILSVNPAICKALKYTEEELIGENISCILAPRAIACFSDYMHKVSQNEIFSGVVNVLTKDGVEYFWEYHTIRFEEDGYEPYIIGSAMDITEKHQAKKFLLKSKLELEDRVKERTTQLEQSNQNLLEINQELDTFIYRASHDLRGPLASFLGICQVALMEFTDDKVRHYFKLIADKAVQTNQVLTNLMEVNHIKINYPEKVSINLNQLLKETATELSFLQDQSKEVDIRLECEQDIHVNADHFSIKVICKHILENAIRYKKNNISNPYVNIWFAESEQKDLVIVFEDNGTGIPQHFQQKAFAMFSRCDERSKGSGLGLYLVKKAADKLGGTIQLYSTLGEGTRIELVLPNQQKS